A portion of the Acidihalobacter yilgarnensis genome contains these proteins:
- the nadS gene encoding NadS family protein translates to MDKALFDELTESLKEAGNICYGGQASPRRFAFDALDVKAIRERTGLSQGRFALLMGVSVRTLQNWEQGRRQPQGPAESLLRIVKNDPQGAMNALHG, encoded by the coding sequence ATGGATAAGGCATTGTTTGACGAATTGACAGAAAGTCTGAAGGAAGCCGGGAATATTTGCTACGGAGGTCAGGCGTCGCCACGCAGATTTGCGTTCGATGCATTGGACGTAAAGGCCATCCGTGAGCGTACGGGTCTTTCGCAGGGGCGATTTGCGCTTCTCATGGGCGTAAGCGTCAGAACGCTCCAAAACTGGGAACAGGGAAGGCGGCAACCCCAAGGGCCGGCGGAGTCGTTGCTAAGGATCGTGAAGAACGACCCACAAGGGGCGATGAATGCGCTACATGGGTAA
- a CDS encoding dienelactone hydrolase family protein: MGLNDQIKGVAEKLAAVGYRVLVPDLYRGKLALEANEAEHLMGDLNFGDAAGQDIRGAVQHLKGTGSTKVGVTGYCMGGALTVLAAVFVPESDANAIWYGYPPLEYVDATQVKAPLLGHWGTQDQFFAIDGVDALETKLKAAGVGYEFHRYDAKHAFANEEADSKNLPPLEYNPEAAELAWTRTLAFFDKHLH; this comes from the coding sequence GTGGGGCTCAACGACCAGATCAAGGGCGTTGCGGAGAAGCTGGCCGCTGTCGGTTATCGCGTGCTGGTGCCGGATCTTTATCGCGGTAAGTTGGCGCTGGAGGCGAATGAGGCCGAGCATCTGATGGGCGACCTCAACTTCGGGGATGCGGCGGGGCAGGATATCCGCGGTGCCGTGCAGCATCTCAAGGGCACGGGCAGCACTAAGGTTGGCGTCACTGGCTACTGCATGGGCGGCGCGCTGACGGTGCTCGCGGCGGTATTCGTGCCGGAGAGCGACGCCAATGCCATCTGGTATGGTTATCCGCCGCTCGAATACGTCGACGCCACTCAGGTCAAGGCGCCGTTGCTCGGCCATTGGGGCACCCAGGATCAGTTCTTCGCCATCGATGGCGTGGATGCCCTGGAAACCAAGCTGAAGGCCGCCGGCGTCGGTTACGAGTTCCATCGCTACGACGCCAAGCACGCCTTCGCGAATGAGGAGGCGGATTCGAAGAACCTGCCGCCGCTCGAATACAACCCGGAAGCGGCTGAACTCGCCTGGACTCGCACGCTGGCTTTCTTTGACAAGCACCTGCACTGA
- a CDS encoding type II toxin-antitoxin system RelE/ParE family toxin, whose protein sequence is MAYKLRMEIVETRVSNKQITALVDDEDYAELQQALIHRPDLGDLIPGSGGLRKVRWVQRGRGKRDGIRVIYYWYDPEHMIYMLLAYAKNEQENLTQDQMKILRKLIRREIRTWIRHCLTN, encoded by the coding sequence ATGGCGTATAAACTGCGAATGGAAATCGTTGAGACCCGTGTATCCAACAAGCAGATCACCGCCTTGGTCGACGATGAGGATTACGCGGAATTGCAGCAGGCGTTGATTCATCGGCCTGATCTTGGCGATCTGATCCCTGGTAGTGGCGGGTTGCGCAAGGTGCGCTGGGTCCAACGCGGCCGCGGAAAGCGCGATGGCATTCGGGTGATTTATTACTGGTACGACCCAGAACACATGATCTATATGCTTCTCGCCTATGCCAAGAACGAGCAGGAAAATCTGACACAGGATCAGATGAAGATACTGCGCAAACTGATACGAAGAGAAATTCGGACATGGATAAGGCATTGTTTGACGAATTGA
- a CDS encoding STAS-like domain-containing protein gives MTEISRDNHVIRVSGDLKDFHYLLAQFHQGIEKAAYSELILDMSECTSAFQNSMLSVCAQVTAYREAGIDIELIPPKNPRLLSLFRNTNWGYFLDPRKFDQSHFRGHSRIPATRYKTPDEQQNSVNRIVNIVLGALPDLQRSNLAAFEWSINEITDNVLLHSESPIGGLVQVSTFEKNTKSIQFVVADAGVGIPQTLKGGRPDITSDTDALDKAIREGVTRDAKIGQGNGLFGTFRVCSKSNGYFQVDSGHARLEFNSKNGLSISNQNIPYSGTLVVATIDFTDPDLLEDALQFGGKPYKPIDYLELEYEKSDGIPINFILINECQAFGSRVSGRPLRQKLHNILRMSGSPQIAIDFDGVPVVSSSFADEAFGKLFLQLGPVQFMQKVKLINMADTVEGLINKAIAQRMQYGASDIDP, from the coding sequence ATGACTGAAATATCGCGGGACAACCACGTAATTCGCGTTTCAGGTGATCTAAAGGATTTTCATTACCTGTTGGCTCAATTTCATCAAGGCATAGAGAAAGCAGCATATTCTGAATTGATTCTGGATATGTCGGAGTGTACGTCAGCGTTTCAGAATTCAATGCTTTCCGTTTGCGCTCAAGTAACCGCATACAGGGAAGCTGGCATCGATATAGAATTAATACCACCCAAGAATCCGAGGCTATTAAGTTTATTTCGCAATACAAACTGGGGTTACTTCCTAGATCCTCGAAAGTTTGATCAATCGCATTTTCGCGGACACTCACGAATCCCGGCCACCAGATATAAGACGCCTGATGAACAGCAAAACTCCGTCAACCGAATCGTAAATATTGTCCTTGGTGCTTTACCTGACTTACAAAGATCAAATTTAGCGGCATTTGAATGGTCTATTAATGAAATCACTGACAATGTTTTATTACACTCTGAATCTCCAATAGGTGGGTTGGTGCAGGTTTCTACGTTTGAAAAAAATACCAAAAGCATTCAATTTGTTGTAGCCGATGCGGGTGTTGGAATACCTCAAACACTTAAAGGTGGTCGACCTGACATTACATCAGACACGGATGCTCTCGATAAAGCCATTCGGGAAGGCGTCACCCGTGATGCGAAGATTGGCCAAGGGAATGGATTGTTCGGTACTTTCCGCGTATGTAGCAAATCTAATGGGTATTTTCAGGTTGACTCAGGACATGCTAGGTTGGAATTTAATTCTAAAAATGGCTTGTCAATATCAAATCAAAATATTCCATATTCTGGTACGTTAGTTGTCGCAACTATCGATTTTACTGATCCAGACTTGCTCGAAGACGCGCTCCAATTTGGCGGAAAACCGTACAAGCCGATTGATTACCTAGAGTTAGAATACGAGAAGTCGGATGGTATTCCTATCAATTTTATTCTCATAAATGAGTGTCAGGCATTTGGGAGTCGTGTTTCTGGTCGCCCACTTCGACAAAAGTTACACAACATATTGCGCATGTCTGGATCTCCCCAGATTGCGATAGATTTTGATGGTGTCCCGGTGGTGTCGAGCAGTTTTGCCGATGAGGCTTTTGGAAAATTATTTCTACAGCTTGGGCCGGTGCAGTTTATGCAGAAAGTTAAGCTGATTAACATGGCGGATACGGTTGAAGGACTTATTAACAAAGCTATTGCTCAACGAATGCAGTATGGGGCATCAGATATTGACCCATAG
- a CDS encoding APC family permease, whose translation MTGTSPLRPAKLRQGELGLGYIVSATLANIAPAMSFYFGFAVIAVGAGVAAPLTILAAMVAVLFLANTLAEFSRFTPSAGSFVTFIGKSFGPTAAVTAAVFLIFGYILAGSAVVAIMGGWTAETIHRYLGINIPWEILTLAAIILVGTMTVRGVRLSTAWAAAAFWVELVVLVGVGIAILAVHGQLNLHPFEPHYLDGGLKGLGLGFPIAIFLFVGWENASMMAEESKEPRRLVPRALFTSAIAIGVLYTFLAYATEVGFGYDVKALNAAQVPYVDLATHLLGGIVVLLYLAGITSIFGSLIGLVNAQSRILFNSGREGLLPNVFGAVHAEHQTPWAAIATFLLIALALLFMFAGSKHPVVYFGEAATCGTIPVAITYGVTNLALPFYVWRKQRTAFSWLRHAVLPVLGFLAMILPVWGLITPGQPYPFNLYPYVALVVFVLAFLYARHVVNRDPRVGERIGSVVADEAK comes from the coding sequence ATGACCGGCACATCGCCGCTGCGCCCGGCAAAACTCCGCCAAGGCGAACTCGGCCTTGGCTACATAGTTTCCGCAACCCTGGCCAACATCGCCCCGGCGATGAGTTTCTACTTCGGCTTTGCGGTCATCGCCGTCGGTGCTGGCGTGGCGGCACCGCTGACCATTTTGGCCGCCATGGTTGCGGTGTTGTTTCTGGCCAATACGCTGGCTGAATTTTCACGATTCACGCCTTCGGCTGGTTCTTTTGTCACTTTCATCGGTAAGAGTTTCGGCCCGACCGCAGCGGTTACCGCAGCGGTCTTCCTCATTTTCGGCTACATCCTTGCTGGCTCAGCGGTAGTTGCCATTATGGGTGGTTGGACGGCTGAGACGATCCACAGGTATTTAGGCATTAACATTCCCTGGGAAATTCTCACCCTAGCCGCCATCATCCTGGTCGGGACGATGACGGTACGCGGCGTTCGCCTGTCCACCGCATGGGCAGCCGCCGCTTTTTGGGTGGAATTGGTGGTTCTAGTGGGCGTCGGCATCGCCATTCTGGCGGTCCACGGCCAGCTCAATCTGCATCCCTTCGAGCCGCACTATCTCGACGGCGGATTGAAAGGCCTCGGCCTCGGCTTCCCCATTGCCATTTTTTTATTTGTTGGCTGGGAGAACGCCTCGATGATGGCTGAAGAATCCAAGGAGCCGCGCCGCCTGGTGCCGCGTGCGCTGTTCACCAGCGCCATCGCCATCGGTGTGCTCTACACCTTTCTCGCCTACGCCACCGAAGTGGGTTTCGGCTACGACGTAAAAGCGCTCAACGCTGCGCAAGTACCTTACGTCGACCTCGCCACACACTTGCTCGGTGGCATCGTCGTACTGCTGTATCTGGCCGGGATCACCAGCATTTTCGGCTCGTTGATCGGGCTGGTGAACGCGCAATCGCGAATCCTTTTCAACAGCGGGCGAGAAGGCCTACTACCGAACGTGTTCGGTGCCGTGCATGCAGAGCACCAAACGCCGTGGGCGGCTATCGCCACCTTTTTGCTGATCGCGTTGGCCTTGTTATTCATGTTCGCCGGAAGCAAGCATCCGGTGGTCTACTTCGGCGAAGCAGCAACCTGTGGCACCATTCCCGTCGCTATCACCTACGGCGTGACCAACCTGGCCTTGCCGTTCTACGTTTGGCGCAAACAACGCACTGCCTTCTCATGGCTGCGGCACGCGGTGCTGCCCGTACTCGGCTTCCTGGCCATGATTTTGCCCGTGTGGGGGCTGATCACACCCGGTCAGCCCTATCCGTTCAACCTCTACCCCTATGTCGCACTGGTAGTGTTCGTCCTCGCCTTCCTCTACGCGCGGCACGTGGTCAACCGCGATCCCCGCGTAGGTGAACGTATCGGTTCTGTGGTTGCCGACGAGGCTAAATAG
- a CDS encoding glutathione S-transferase family protein, producing the protein MNSPSELTFFHAPHSRSSSVRVLLEELGAPYRIHAINLKDEAEYDPSYRAINPLAKVPALKDGDAVITERVAIHIYLPDRFPAGGLAPTVDDPQRGPYLRWLALYGSCFEPAVIDRQQQHAPAPYSTSPYGDFDTLFKTLTDHLEHQGPWMLGERFSSADILWASSLNFTTHFELIPEHPAIRAYIDRYLARPAVQRTYAADIELAETQDAGVTT; encoded by the coding sequence ATGAACAGCCCATCCGAATTGACCTTCTTCCACGCGCCGCACAGCCGCTCCTCGTCCGTTCGCGTACTGCTTGAAGAGCTGGGTGCGCCCTATCGAATACACGCCATCAATCTCAAGGACGAGGCCGAATACGACCCCAGCTATCGCGCCATCAACCCCTTGGCCAAGGTGCCGGCCCTGAAGGACGGTGACGCTGTGATCACGGAACGCGTCGCCATACACATTTACTTGCCTGACCGTTTCCCAGCGGGCGGACTCGCACCCACCGTCGACGATCCGCAACGCGGTCCCTATCTGCGCTGGCTGGCGCTCTACGGCTCCTGCTTCGAACCCGCGGTCATCGATCGCCAGCAGCAGCACGCACCCGCACCCTACTCGACTTCACCCTATGGCGATTTCGATACCTTGTTCAAAACACTCACCGATCATCTCGAACACCAAGGCCCTTGGATGCTGGGCGAACGTTTCAGCTCGGCCGATATACTCTGGGCTTCCTCGCTCAACTTTACGACACACTTTGAACTCATACCGGAGCACCCGGCGATCCGCGCCTATATCGACCGCTATCTTGCCCGCCCTGCCGTGCAACGCACCTATGCCGCCGATATCGAACTCGCCGAGACGCAGGATGCCGGGGTCACAACTTGA
- the fabB gene encoding beta-ketoacyl-ACP synthase I, with the protein MSTRRVVITGMGIVSSIGNNCGEVLASLREGRSGIEYCEEYAELGFRSHIHGSIKLDPDALIDRKQRRFMGDGAAFNYLAMVEAVAHSGLEDGDISNPRTGLVMGSGGTSTANLLLATDTLREKGLRRVGPYMVTRTMSNTNAACLATPFKIKGVNYSISSACATSAHCVGHAAELIQMGKQDVVFAGGGEELHWTMSLLFDAMGALSSKYNDAPTTASRPFDTARDGFVIAGGGGVLVVEALEHAKARGANILAELVGYGATSDGYDMVAPSGEGAVRCMQQAMDTVEGGIDYINAHGTSTQAGDMTEIGAMREVFGDSLPPISSTKSLTGHSLGAAGVSEAIYSLLMMQHDFIAASANVETLDPAASDVPIVRERRDGVRLDRVMSNSFGFGGTNATLVLQRYEG; encoded by the coding sequence ATGTCTACACGTCGTGTCGTAATCACTGGTATGGGCATTGTGTCGAGTATCGGCAACAACTGCGGGGAGGTGCTCGCCTCCTTGCGGGAAGGTCGATCCGGCATCGAATATTGCGAGGAATACGCGGAGCTTGGCTTCCGCTCGCACATTCACGGGTCGATCAAGCTCGACCCGGACGCGCTGATCGATCGCAAGCAACGACGCTTCATGGGCGACGGTGCCGCCTTCAACTATCTCGCCATGGTCGAGGCAGTGGCGCACTCGGGCCTGGAGGACGGCGACATCTCCAACCCACGCACGGGGCTGGTGATGGGCTCGGGTGGCACCTCCACCGCTAACCTGTTGCTCGCCACCGATACCCTGCGCGAGAAAGGTCTGCGCCGGGTCGGGCCGTACATGGTGACTCGCACCATGTCCAACACCAATGCCGCCTGCCTGGCTACCCCCTTCAAGATCAAGGGCGTGAACTATTCGATCAGCTCCGCTTGCGCCACCAGCGCGCACTGCGTCGGCCATGCCGCCGAACTGATCCAGATGGGCAAGCAGGACGTGGTCTTCGCTGGCGGCGGCGAAGAGCTGCACTGGACCATGAGCCTGCTGTTCGATGCCATGGGTGCCCTGTCGAGCAAGTACAACGATGCCCCGACCACGGCTTCTCGCCCGTTCGATACCGCGCGCGACGGCTTCGTGATTGCCGGCGGTGGCGGCGTGCTGGTGGTCGAGGCGCTCGAACATGCCAAGGCGCGCGGTGCCAATATCCTCGCCGAACTGGTCGGTTACGGCGCCACTTCCGACGGTTACGACATGGTGGCACCCTCGGGCGAGGGCGCGGTGCGCTGCATGCAGCAGGCGATGGACACCGTCGAGGGTGGCATTGATTACATCAACGCCCATGGCACCAGTACCCAGGCCGGCGACATGACGGAGATCGGTGCCATGCGTGAGGTCTTCGGCGACTCGCTGCCGCCGATCAGTTCGACCAAGTCGCTGACCGGGCACTCGCTGGGTGCGGCAGGGGTGAGTGAGGCGATCTACAGCCTCTTGATGATGCAACACGACTTCATCGCAGCCTCTGCGAACGTCGAGACCCTCGATCCTGCGGCGTCCGACGTACCCATCGTGCGCGAGCGCCGCGATGGCGTGCGTCTTGATCGCGTGATGTCCAATAGCTTCGGCTTTGGCGGCACGAACGCCACCCTGGTGTTGCAGCGCTACGAGGGCTGA
- the pap gene encoding polyphosphate:AMP phosphotransferase — MFETAELGRKVDKDTFAAAVQDLRLGLLEAQRRAREAGVPVIVLITGVSGAGKGQVVNRLLEWLDSRGVQVQAYWDETDEELQRPRWWRYWRTLPAAGSIGVLFGGWYTPILLDQIAGRADALALAAEITRIVDTERMLVRAGVLVLKFWCHLPEKEQGKRIKKRRKDPESHWRMAPETVRYADHYKDFVRVGAQVLRETDTGDAPWYLIEATDHRYRDLTIGQTLLKALQARLDAPPANETLSTSHAPVLPDAPSARITVLDHVDTDQALARKEYHKEIDHWQAEVNRLTWKAFRARRPCAAVFEGWDAAGKGGAIRRLTQSMDARLYTVVPSGAPTDEEAAHHYLWRFWRHIPRDGYCTVFDRSWYGRVLVERVENFAAPIEWARAYHEINDFESQLVEHGIVLTKFWLHIDKDEQLHRFRQREQTPYKQHKITPDDWRNRDRWDDYRAAVNEMVVRTSTEYAPWEIVPANDKRLARVVVIRAFAKCLKAALDG, encoded by the coding sequence ATGTTCGAGACAGCCGAGCTAGGCCGCAAGGTCGACAAGGATACCTTCGCCGCTGCCGTGCAGGATTTGCGATTGGGCTTGCTGGAGGCGCAGCGCCGCGCGCGCGAGGCCGGTGTGCCGGTGATCGTGTTGATCACCGGCGTGTCCGGTGCCGGCAAGGGGCAGGTGGTGAACCGCCTGCTCGAATGGCTGGACTCGCGCGGCGTGCAGGTGCAGGCCTATTGGGACGAGACCGACGAGGAACTGCAGCGCCCGCGCTGGTGGCGCTATTGGCGGACCCTACCGGCGGCGGGCAGTATCGGCGTGCTGTTCGGTGGCTGGTACACGCCGATACTGCTCGACCAGATCGCCGGGCGCGCCGACGCCCTCGCACTGGCTGCCGAGATCACACGCATCGTGGACACCGAACGCATGTTGGTGCGTGCCGGGGTGCTGGTGCTCAAGTTCTGGTGTCATCTACCGGAGAAGGAGCAGGGTAAACGCATTAAGAAGCGCCGCAAGGACCCAGAGAGCCACTGGCGCATGGCTCCTGAAACCGTGCGCTACGCCGATCATTACAAGGACTTCGTGCGCGTAGGCGCGCAGGTGCTGCGTGAGACCGACACCGGCGACGCGCCCTGGTATCTGATCGAGGCCACTGATCACCGCTATCGCGACCTGACCATCGGGCAGACCCTGCTCAAGGCGCTGCAGGCGCGCCTGGATGCGCCGCCTGCGAACGAAACGCTGAGTACCTCGCATGCCCCCGTACTGCCCGACGCACCCAGCGCACGCATCACCGTGCTCGATCATGTCGACACGGATCAGGCTCTGGCGCGCAAGGAATACCATAAGGAGATAGACCACTGGCAGGCCGAGGTAAACCGCCTGACCTGGAAGGCCTTCCGCGCGCGCCGCCCCTGCGCCGCCGTATTCGAGGGTTGGGACGCCGCCGGCAAGGGTGGCGCCATCCGGCGCCTGACTCAGTCGATGGATGCACGCTTGTACACCGTCGTGCCCAGTGGTGCGCCCACCGACGAAGAGGCCGCGCATCACTACCTCTGGCGTTTCTGGCGCCATATCCCGCGCGACGGCTATTGCACGGTGTTCGACCGCAGTTGGTACGGCCGCGTGCTGGTTGAGCGGGTGGAGAATTTTGCTGCGCCCATCGAGTGGGCGCGTGCCTACCACGAAATCAACGACTTCGAGTCCCAGCTCGTCGAACACGGTATCGTGCTCACCAAATTTTGGCTGCACATCGACAAGGACGAGCAGTTGCACCGCTTCCGTCAGCGTGAGCAGACACCCTACAAGCAGCACAAGATCACCCCGGATGACTGGCGCAACCGCGACCGCTGGGACGACTACAGGGCTGCGGTGAATGAGATGGTCGTGCGCACCAGCACCGAATACGCTCCTTGGGAAATCGTTCCGGCCAACGACAAACGCCTCGCGCGCGTCGTGGTGATCCGGGCCTTCGCCAAGTGCCTCAAGGCCGCGCTGGACGGCTGA
- the thiC gene encoding phosphomethylpyrimidine synthase ThiC — MSAIPQGFVEKTSKLSEEVTRPFPNSRKVYVQGSRDDLRVGLREVEQTPTHTDTGVEQNPPIPIYDTSGPYTDPEAHIDLMQGLAPLREGWVAERGDTVLLDGPTSEFGRRRQDDAALASLRFEHIRAPRRAAPGRNVSQMHYARQGIVTPEMEYVAIRENVKLQALRADPSYAKLLRQHAGESFGASLPAEITPEFVRDEVARGRAIIPANINHPELEPMIIGRNFRVKVNTNIGNSAVTSSIEEEVEKMVWSARWGGDTLMDLSTGKNIHETREWILRNAPMPIGTVPIYQALEKVDGKPEDLTWELFRDTLIEQAEQGVDYFTIHAGVRLQYVPLTADRVTGIVSRGGSIMAKWCLSHHQENFLYTHFEDICEIMKAYDVSFSLGDGLRPGCLADANDRAQFAELETLGELTKTAWAHDVQVMIEGPGHVPLQKIKENMDKELVDCFEAPFYTLGPLVTDIAPGYDHITSGIGAANIGWYGTAMLCYVTPKEHLGLPNKQDVRDGIITYKIAAHAADVAKGFPGAQMRDNALSKARFEFRWEDQFNLGLDPERAREYHDETMPKQAHKVAHFCSMCGPNFCSMKITQDVRDYAAKQGLTEDEALRKGMEEKAVEFVKTGVEIYKAV, encoded by the coding sequence ATGAGCGCGATCCCGCAAGGCTTTGTCGAGAAGACCAGCAAGCTGTCCGAGGAAGTCACCCGCCCGTTCCCGAACTCCCGCAAGGTCTACGTGCAGGGCTCGCGTGACGACCTGCGCGTCGGACTGCGCGAGGTCGAGCAGACCCCCACGCACACCGACACCGGCGTCGAGCAGAACCCGCCGATCCCGATCTACGACACCTCCGGCCCGTACACCGACCCCGAGGCGCACATCGACCTGATGCAGGGCCTCGCGCCGCTGCGCGAGGGCTGGGTTGCCGAGCGCGGCGATACCGTATTGCTCGACGGACCCACCTCCGAGTTCGGCCGTCGCCGGCAGGACGATGCCGCGCTCGCCAGCCTGCGCTTCGAGCACATCCGCGCGCCGCGCCGCGCCGCACCCGGCCGCAACGTCTCCCAGATGCACTATGCCCGCCAGGGTATCGTCACCCCCGAGATGGAATACGTCGCCATTCGCGAAAACGTGAAGCTGCAGGCCCTGCGCGCAGACCCGAGCTACGCGAAGCTGCTGCGCCAGCACGCCGGCGAGTCCTTCGGCGCCAGCCTGCCGGCCGAGATCACGCCCGAGTTCGTGCGCGACGAAGTCGCCCGTGGCCGCGCCATCATTCCCGCCAACATCAACCACCCCGAGTTGGAGCCCATGATCATCGGGCGCAATTTCCGGGTGAAGGTGAACACCAACATCGGCAACTCCGCCGTCACCTCCTCCATCGAGGAAGAGGTCGAGAAGATGGTGTGGTCCGCGCGTTGGGGCGGCGATACCCTGATGGACCTGTCCACCGGCAAGAACATCCACGAAACCCGCGAGTGGATCTTGCGCAACGCGCCCATGCCCATCGGCACCGTGCCGATCTACCAGGCGCTGGAGAAGGTCGACGGCAAGCCCGAAGACCTCACCTGGGAACTGTTCCGCGACACCCTGATCGAACAGGCCGAGCAGGGCGTGGACTACTTCACCATCCACGCCGGCGTGCGCCTTCAGTATGTCCCGCTCACCGCCGACCGCGTCACCGGCATCGTCTCGCGCGGTGGCTCCATCATGGCGAAGTGGTGCCTGTCGCATCACCAGGAAAACTTCCTCTACACCCACTTCGAAGACATCTGCGAGATCATGAAGGCCTACGACGTATCCTTCTCGCTCGGTGACGGCCTGCGCCCCGGCTGCCTCGCCGACGCCAACGACCGCGCCCAGTTTGCCGAGCTGGAAACCCTCGGCGAACTCACCAAGACCGCCTGGGCGCACGACGTGCAGGTCATGATCGAAGGCCCCGGCCACGTGCCGCTGCAGAAGATCAAAGAGAACATGGACAAGGAGCTGGTCGACTGCTTCGAGGCCCCGTTCTACACCCTCGGCCCGCTGGTCACCGACATCGCCCCCGGCTACGACCACATCACCTCCGGCATCGGCGCCGCCAACATCGGCTGGTACGGCACCGCCATGCTCTGCTACGTCACACCCAAGGAGCACCTCGGCCTGCCCAACAAGCAGGACGTGCGCGACGGCATCATCACCTACAAGATCGCCGCCCACGCCGCCGACGTCGCCAAGGGCTTCCCCGGCGCGCAGATGCGCGACAACGCCCTGTCTAAGGCCCGCTTCGAGTTCCGCTGGGAAGACCAGTTCAACCTCGGCCTCGACCCCGAACGAGCCCGCGAATACCACGACGAAACCATGCCCAAGCAGGCGCACAAGGTCGCGCACTTCTGTTCCATGTGCGGCCCGAACTTCTGCAGCATGAAAATCACGCAGGACGTGCGCGATTACGCGGCCAAACAGGGGCTCACGGAAGATGAGGCGCTGCGCAAGGGGATGGAAGAGAAGGCGGTCGAGTTCGTGAAGACCGGGGTGGAGATTTACAAGGCGGTCTGA
- a CDS encoding isochorismatase family protein, whose translation MTEATPLCRAGNSRLLLIDLQTRLLGAMPEDDRARVLRNTGILLRAASLLEVPALLSEQYPRGLGATDEQLVELLPAQTPVVGKTRFSCCGVPDYWWQLQTEDRRQAVIAGVEAHVCVLQTALELAELGRQVFVVEDAVCSRDPANAANALARLRQAGVVVTNTESVVFEWLGDAAHPQFKAVSALIR comes from the coding sequence ATGACCGAAGCCACGCCACTGTGCCGCGCCGGCAACAGCCGCTTGCTGCTGATCGACCTGCAAACCCGACTGCTCGGCGCCATGCCCGAGGATGACCGTGCGCGCGTGCTGCGCAACACCGGCATCCTGCTACGGGCAGCCAGCCTGCTGGAGGTGCCCGCCCTGCTCAGCGAGCAATACCCGCGCGGCCTCGGCGCCACCGACGAACAACTTGTCGAGCTGCTGCCCGCGCAAACCCCGGTGGTGGGAAAGACCCGTTTTTCCTGTTGCGGCGTGCCGGACTACTGGTGGCAACTGCAAACCGAAGATCGACGTCAGGCCGTGATCGCCGGCGTCGAGGCGCATGTCTGCGTGCTGCAGACTGCGCTGGAGCTGGCCGAGCTGGGCCGGCAAGTATTCGTGGTGGAGGACGCGGTGTGCTCGCGCGATCCGGCCAATGCGGCCAATGCGCTCGCTCGATTGAGGCAGGCGGGCGTGGTCGTGACCAATACCGAATCGGTGGTTTTCGAGTGGCTGGGCGACGCGGCCCACCCACAGTTCAAGGCCGTCTCCGCGCTGATCCGTTAG
- a CDS encoding protein-L-isoaspartate O-methyltransferase family protein, which translates to MDYAQLRFIMVEQHIRPWDVLDHRVLEVVSHLPREDFVGDAYRGLAYGDLEVPLGHGEFMLQPKIIARLLQALDPRPNEVALEIGTGSGYLTACLASLSAQVDSVDIEPDFKHAAQARLKALELNNATLRVADAAHGWGIRERYDVMVITSSLPEAAQLAPFEQRLAVGGRLCAIVGMAPVMHAMLITRMDETSYARVNLFETSVKPLRGLHKTQVFKF; encoded by the coding sequence GTGGACTACGCTCAACTCCGCTTCATCATGGTTGAACAACATATTCGCCCCTGGGACGTTCTGGATCATCGCGTACTGGAGGTGGTAAGCCACCTGCCCCGCGAGGACTTCGTCGGCGACGCCTATCGCGGCCTCGCCTACGGCGATCTGGAGGTGCCACTCGGTCACGGCGAATTCATGCTGCAGCCCAAGATCATCGCCCGGCTGCTGCAGGCACTCGACCCTCGGCCCAACGAGGTGGCACTGGAGATCGGCACCGGCAGCGGCTATCTCACCGCCTGCCTCGCCAGCCTGTCGGCCCAGGTCGACAGCGTGGACATCGAACCGGATTTCAAGCACGCGGCACAGGCCCGCCTCAAGGCGCTCGAACTCAACAACGCCACCCTGCGCGTCGCCGATGCGGCCCACGGCTGGGGTATCCGTGAGCGCTACGACGTGATGGTGATCACCAGCTCGCTACCCGAGGCCGCCCAGCTGGCGCCCTTCGAGCAACGGCTGGCGGTCGGCGGCCGGCTGTGTGCCATCGTCGGCATGGCGCCGGTGATGCACGCCATGCTCATCACGCGCATGGACGAAACCAGTTATGCGCGGGTCAATCTGTTCGAGACCAGCGTCAAACCCCTGCGCGGCCTGCACAAGACGCAAGTCTTCAAGTTCTGA